One genomic segment of Musa acuminata AAA Group cultivar baxijiao chromosome BXJ3-3, Cavendish_Baxijiao_AAA, whole genome shotgun sequence includes these proteins:
- the LOC135582727 gene encoding uncharacterized protein LOC135582727 isoform X1, whose product MKKGKRSVMGSSPASTYYPVTEEARARFRHQSLLQDYEDLLKETEAKRKKLQKANEKKLKLLAEVKFLRRKYRCLSSNPSGKTPCRLNKKPQSSPSSLLLTGRPSIPSFQLPAKDQSFTARDATTPSTAAVIDLNQVSLPVTNAIGEEMDEYQISLEPAKADRLRKSPMEGDAMANDLKLSICRDVGHGSNQVVKRKITWQDQVALRV is encoded by the exons ATGAAGAAGGGAAAGAGATCGGTCATGGGGTCTTCTCCGGCTTCCACTTATTATCCGGTCACCGAGGAGGCCAGGGCGCGGTTCAGGCACCAGAGTCTCTTGCAGGATTATGAGGATCTGCTAAAG GAAACTGAAGCAAAGAGGAAGAAATTGCAGAAGGCAAATGAGAAGAAACTTAAGCTTCTGGCTGAAGTGAA ATTCTTGCGAAGAAAATATAGGTGCCTGTCGAGTAATCCATCAGGAAAGACTCCATGTAGGCTGAACAAGAAGCCACAAAGCTCGCCATCATCATTGCTGTTAACTGGTCGGCCTTCAATTCCATCCTTTCAACTCCCTGCCAAAGACCAGAGCTTCACAGCAAGAGATGCTACTACTCCAAGCACTGCAGCAGTAATAGACTTGAACCAGGTCTCCTTGCCGGTAACTAATGCG ATTGGCGAAGAAATGGATGAGTACCAGATCAGCTTGGAGCCTGCAAAAGCCGATAGGTTGAGGAAGAGTCCAATGGAAGGTGATGCCATGGCTAATGATCTGAAGCTCTCGATCTGCCGGGATGTTGGTCATGGATCAAACCAGGTGGTTAAGAGAAAGATCACATGGCAAGATCAGGTGGCTTTGAGAGTGTAG
- the LOC135634219 gene encoding chaperone protein dnaJ 8, chloroplastic-like: MAMSLVMMGSMGGASSSSSGRCAGRGEVLKGMRKGGRGGGNVRCAAAAAAAGSMADHYRMLRIHPGASEKEVKKAFRKLALQYHPDVCKGSNCGVQFHRINEAYDIVMSSLRRAEEEQQQWQPQGWSEDVDRNPMSGMYDPSWDLWEEWMGWEGAGTRDYSSHINPYI, from the exons ATGGCGATGTCGTTGGTGATGATGGGGTCGATGGGCGGTGCGTCTTCGTCTTCGAGCGGGAGGTGTGCGGGGCGAGGTGAGGTGTTGAAGGGGATGAGGAAGGGGGGGAGGGGCGGAGGCAATGTGAGATGCGCGGCCGCGGCCGCCGCCGCAGGAAGCATGGCGGATCACTATCGGATGCTTCGGATTCATCCGGGAGCGTCGGAGAAGGAAGTCAAGAAGGCGTTTAGGAAGCTCGCTCTTCAG TATCATCCAGATGTTTGCAAAGGCAGCAATTGCGGTGTCCAGTTCCATCGTATCAATGAAGCCTATGAT ATTGTTATGAGCAGTTTGAGACGAGCTGAGGAGGAGCAACAGCAGTGGCAGCCACAAGGATGGAGCGAGGATGTCGATCGCAATCCGATGAGTGGGATGTATGACCCGAGCTGGGATTTGTGGGAGGAATGGATGGGTTGGGAGGGAGCTGGCACCAGAGATTACTCCTCCCACATCAACCCCTACATCTAA
- the LOC135582727 gene encoding uncharacterized protein LOC135582727 isoform X2: MKKGKRSVMGSSPASTYYPVTEEARARFRHQSLLQDYEDLLKETEAKRKKLQKANEKKLKLLAEVKFLRRKYRCLSSNPSGKTPCRLNKKPQSSPSSLLLTGRPSIPSFQLPAKDQSFTARDATTPSTAAVIDLNQVSLPIGEEMDEYQISLEPAKADRLRKSPMEGDAMANDLKLSICRDVGHGSNQVVKRKITWQDQVALRV, from the exons ATGAAGAAGGGAAAGAGATCGGTCATGGGGTCTTCTCCGGCTTCCACTTATTATCCGGTCACCGAGGAGGCCAGGGCGCGGTTCAGGCACCAGAGTCTCTTGCAGGATTATGAGGATCTGCTAAAG GAAACTGAAGCAAAGAGGAAGAAATTGCAGAAGGCAAATGAGAAGAAACTTAAGCTTCTGGCTGAAGTGAA ATTCTTGCGAAGAAAATATAGGTGCCTGTCGAGTAATCCATCAGGAAAGACTCCATGTAGGCTGAACAAGAAGCCACAAAGCTCGCCATCATCATTGCTGTTAACTGGTCGGCCTTCAATTCCATCCTTTCAACTCCCTGCCAAAGACCAGAGCTTCACAGCAAGAGATGCTACTACTCCAAGCACTGCAGCAGTAATAGACTTGAACCAGGTCTCCTTGCCG ATTGGCGAAGAAATGGATGAGTACCAGATCAGCTTGGAGCCTGCAAAAGCCGATAGGTTGAGGAAGAGTCCAATGGAAGGTGATGCCATGGCTAATGATCTGAAGCTCTCGATCTGCCGGGATGTTGGTCATGGATCAAACCAGGTGGTTAAGAGAAAGATCACATGGCAAGATCAGGTGGCTTTGAGAGTGTAG